A region from the Drosophila ananassae strain 14024-0371.13 chromosome 2L, ASM1763931v2, whole genome shotgun sequence genome encodes:
- the LOC6499746 gene encoding ADP-ribosylation factor-like protein 3 isoform X2, producing the protein MGLLSLLRKLRPNPEKEARILLLGLDNAGKTTILKQLASEDITTVTPTAGFNIKSVAADGFKLNVWDIGGQWKIRPYWKNYFANTDVLIYVIDCTDRTRLPEAGSELFEMLMDNRLKQVPVLIFANKQDMPDAMSASEVAEKMSLVQLQGRTWEIKACTATDGTGLKEGMDWVCKNMKK; encoded by the exons ATG GGTCTCCTTTCGCTGCTGCGTAAGCTGCGACCTAACCCTGAGAAGGAGGCTCGCATCCTGCTCCTCGGACTGGACAACGCTGGCAAGACGACAATCCTGAAGCAACTGGCTTCGGAGGACATAACCACG GTAACGCCCACGGCGGGATTTAACATCAAGTCCGTGGCAGCCGATGGATTCAAGCTGAATGTTTGGGACATTGGGGGTCAGTGGAAGATCCGGCCGTATTGGAAAAACTATTTTGCCAATACAGATGTTTTG atCTATGTAATTGATTGTACTGACCGGACTCGACTTCCGGAGGCGGGCAGCGAATTATTTGAGATGTTGATGGACAACCGACTGAAGCAGGTCCCTGTGCTGATTTTCGCCAACAAGCAGGACATGCCCGACGCCATGAGTGCCTCCGAGGTGGCTGAGAAGATGAGTCTGGTTCAGCTGCAAGGACGTACTTGGGAGATCAAAGCCTGCACTGCCACTGATGGCACCGGTCTCAAGGAGGGCATGGACTGGGTCTGCAAAAACATGAAGAAGTAA
- the LOC6499746 gene encoding ADP-ribosylation factor-like protein 3 isoform X3 — translation MGLLSLLRKLRPNPEKEARILLLGLDNAGKTTILKQLASEDITTVTPTAGFNIKSVAADGFKLNVWDIGGQWKIRPYWKNYFANTDVLIYVIDCTDRTRLPEAGSELFEMLMDNRLKQVPVLIFANKQDMPDAMSASEVAEKMSLVQLQGRTWEIKACTATDGTGLKEGMDWVCKNMKK, via the exons GGTCTCCTTTCGCTGCTGCGTAAGCTGCGACCTAACCCTGAGAAGGAGGCTCGCATCCTGCTCCTCGGACTGGACAACGCTGGCAAGACGACAATCCTGAAGCAACTGGCTTCGGAGGACATAACCACG GTAACGCCCACGGCGGGATTTAACATCAAGTCCGTGGCAGCCGATGGATTCAAGCTGAATGTTTGGGACATTGGGGGTCAGTGGAAGATCCGGCCGTATTGGAAAAACTATTTTGCCAATACAGATGTTTTG atCTATGTAATTGATTGTACTGACCGGACTCGACTTCCGGAGGCGGGCAGCGAATTATTTGAGATGTTGATGGACAACCGACTGAAGCAGGTCCCTGTGCTGATTTTCGCCAACAAGCAGGACATGCCCGACGCCATGAGTGCCTCCGAGGTGGCTGAGAAGATGAGTCTGGTTCAGCTGCAAGGACGTACTTGGGAGATCAAAGCCTGCACTGCCACTGATGGCACCGGTCTCAAGGAGGGCATGGACTGGGTCTGCAAAAACATGAAGAAGTAA
- the LOC6500833 gene encoding uncharacterized protein LOC6500833 isoform X1 has translation MASPSIFYILFWRLAVQVLYPYAYMDCSLQDALANEQLVWSKGDRLEQQMLAMMRESFRTTIMLVMMMEMMHTLDAALNLPIALIGRP, from the exons ATGGC TAGTCCTAGCATTTTTTACATTCTGTTCTGGCGCCTGGCGGTGCAAGTTCTCTATCCCTACGCCTACATGGATTGCTCCCTGCAGGACGCTCTGGCAAATGAGCAGCTGGTGTGGAGCAAGGGGGACCGCTTGGAGCAGCAGATGCTGGCTATGATGCGGGAATCGTTTCGAACCACAATCATGCTCGTGATGATGATGGAGATGATGCACACCCTGGACGCAGCTCTAAATCTGCCTATTGCCCTGATTGGCAGACCCTAG
- the LOC6499746 gene encoding ADP-ribosylation factor-like protein 3 isoform X1, with amino-acid sequence MGLLSLLRKLRPNPEKEARILLLGLDNAGKTTILKQLASEDITTVTPTAGFNIKSVAADGFKLNVWDIGGQWKIRPYWKNYFANTDVLIYVIDCTDRTRLPEAGSELFEMLMDNRLKQVPVLIFANKQDMPDAMSASEVAEKMSLVQLQGRTWEIKACTATDGTGLKEGMDWVCKNMKK; translated from the exons atG GGTCTCCTTTCGCTGCTGCGTAAGCTGCGACCTAACCCTGAGAAGGAGGCTCGCATCCTGCTCCTCGGACTGGACAACGCTGGCAAGACGACAATCCTGAAGCAACTGGCTTCGGAGGACATAACCACG GTAACGCCCACGGCGGGATTTAACATCAAGTCCGTGGCAGCCGATGGATTCAAGCTGAATGTTTGGGACATTGGGGGTCAGTGGAAGATCCGGCCGTATTGGAAAAACTATTTTGCCAATACAGATGTTTTG atCTATGTAATTGATTGTACTGACCGGACTCGACTTCCGGAGGCGGGCAGCGAATTATTTGAGATGTTGATGGACAACCGACTGAAGCAGGTCCCTGTGCTGATTTTCGCCAACAAGCAGGACATGCCCGACGCCATGAGTGCCTCCGAGGTGGCTGAGAAGATGAGTCTGGTTCAGCTGCAAGGACGTACTTGGGAGATCAAAGCCTGCACTGCCACTGATGGCACCGGTCTCAAGGAGGGCATGGACTGGGTCTGCAAAAACATGAAGAAGTAA
- the LOC6500833 gene encoding uncharacterized protein LOC6500833 isoform X2, with amino-acid sequence MAPSIFYILFWRLAVQVLYPYAYMDCSLQDALANEQLVWSKGDRLEQQMLAMMRESFRTTIMLVMMMEMMHTLDAALNLPIALIGRP; translated from the exons ATGGC TCCTAGCATTTTTTACATTCTGTTCTGGCGCCTGGCGGTGCAAGTTCTCTATCCCTACGCCTACATGGATTGCTCCCTGCAGGACGCTCTGGCAAATGAGCAGCTGGTGTGGAGCAAGGGGGACCGCTTGGAGCAGCAGATGCTGGCTATGATGCGGGAATCGTTTCGAACCACAATCATGCTCGTGATGATGATGGAGATGATGCACACCCTGGACGCAGCTCTAAATCTGCCTATTGCCCTGATTGGCAGACCCTAG
- the LOC6500832 gene encoding RCC1 domain-containing protein 1, whose amino-acid sequence MRRLLFTGFNAFGQHEFVTGDTDSAAGFREINAPLSEQNQCTISVGWRYSALALGRKLYMRGLLEFEPHECVTLEAVDNIKALAAGEAYCLVLLHSGQLYRVSIKIKTELQAVRLEAPPRPNSATKRSIFGTTKAQPGSPIVEHIACGSHMNVAVSSENAVYSIPSCLHQFPGRQFRVKQLECGHEHAVLLSRNGDVYTWGNGLRGQLGQSVLKTEETPHLLEALAGIKITRIAAGGWHSAAISAFGDLYTWGLNCSGQLGIRVMKPGGLLKEPTVYPLPQLHDLPECSCSKNQESSSDDCAPLRVFAGSRHTLLIRRCGGLWVSGWSKYGQLGKRSDRQVEFLDAFQALERIRLSQETDQIICGPWATLLCVES is encoded by the exons ATGCGACGACTGCTATTTACGGGTTTCAACGCATTTGGCCAGCATGAATTTGTAACCGGCGACACCGACAGCGCTGCCGGCTTCAGAG aaaTAAATGCGCCACTGTCAGAACAAAACCAGTGCACGATTTCGGTCGGCTGGCGGTATTCCGCCCTCGCCTTGGGCCGGAAGTTGTATATGCGTGGGCTTCTTGAGTTCGAACCCCACGAGTGCGTGACCCTCGAAGCGGTGGACAACATTAAAGCCCTGGCCGCCGGCGAAGCCTACTGTTTGGTGCTACTTCACAGCGGTCAGCTGTACAGGGTTTcaatcaaaattaaaacgGAACTGCAGGCCGTACGCCTGGAAGCTCCGCCCCGACCAAATTCGGCGACAAAGCGTTCTATTTTTGGGACAACCAAGGCCCAACCCGGATCGCCGATTGTCGAGCACATTGCCTGCGGATCTCACATGAACGTAGCTGTCAGCTCGGAAAACGCCGTCTACAGTATTCCCAGCTGCCTGCACCAGTTTCCCGGTCGCCAGTTTCGGGTAAAGCAGCTGGAATGTGGTCACGAGCACGCCGTGCTCCTGAGCAGAAACGGTGACGTCTACACCTGGGGAAACGGACT ACGTGGACAATTGGGCCAGAGCGTTTTAAAGACGGAGGAGACTCCGCATTTACTGGAGGCGCTAGCAGGCATTAAG ATAACCCGCATTGCTGCCGGCGGTTGGCACAGTGCAGCCATATCCGCCTTCGGAGACCTCTACACCTGGGGACTGAACTGCAGCGGCCAGCTGGGCATACGCGTGATGAAACCCGGCGGATTGCTAAAGGAGCCCACTGTATACCCGCTGCCCCAGTTGCACGATCTGCCCGAGTGCAGCTGCTCCAAAAACCAGGAGAGTAGCAGCGATGACTGTGCACCACTGAGGGTATTTGCCGGTTCGCGTCACACACTGCTGATTCGACGCTGTGGGGGGCTATGGGTCAGCGGTTGGAGCAAGTATGGCCAGTTGGGCAAGAGGTCTGACCGGCAGGTGGAATTTCTGGATGCCTTTCAGGCTCTGGAGAGAATAAGATTGAGTCAAGAGACTGATCAAATTATTTGTGGTCCGTGGGCCACGCTGCTTTGTGTGGAATCATAA
- the LOC6502636 gene encoding uncharacterized protein LOC6502636 — protein MRCTPIIVFLSALALNSCLARARFSSEKSLDDGVIVWPIDLIHFPQAYTLMHKVEKRLECISDEETRSRIMDYTVDELRKCKLDFQMCELCVLRSIPYTMSFISSQQNQQRH, from the coding sequence ATGCGTTGCACTCCAATAATCGTGTTTCTATCTGCACTGGCCCTAAACTCATGTCTGGCCAGAGCCAGATTCAGCTCGGAGAAGTCTCTGGATGATGGTGTCATTGTTTGGCCGATCGACCTGATCCACTTTCCCCAAGCATACACTCTCATGCACAAGGTAGAGAAGCGCTTGGAGTGTATTAGCGACGAGGAAACCAGGAGCCGCATTATGGACTACACCGTGGATGAGTTAAGGAAGTGCAAGCTTGATTTCCAAATGTGTGAGCTCTGCGTTCTGCGATCTATTCCCTACACGATGTCCTTTATTTCGAGCCAACAGAATCAACAAAggcattaa
- the LOC6499747 gene encoding ADP-ribosylation factor-like protein 3, translating into MCFHGPVSLIKKVLPFSSQGSSLLILGLDNAGKTTLTTRLAGILNGASKESTKEASEWTFKVNKSKLQLWDLNGELKNRQVWPDYYQKAKVLIFVIDSKDGVRLGEARCVLCDVLLHEELQKAPLLIISNKKDTIGSLPTSTVVDLMGLDRLEGREWAIKECSVETGDGIQEVADWITGKIKK; encoded by the exons ATGTGCTTTCACGGGCCCGTTTCGCTTATCAAGAAAGTGCTGCCCTTCAGCTCCCAAGGATCCAGTCTTCTCATATTGGGACTAGACAATGCCGGCAAAACCACTCTAACAACTCGCCTTGCGGGAATCTTAAATGGAGCT TCGAAGGAATCAACCAAAGAAGCCTCCGAATGGACTTTCAAGGTGAATAAATCAAAGCTCCAGTTGTGGGATTTAAATGGGGAACTCAAGAACCGGCAAGTTTGGCCCGATTATTACCAAAAAGCAAAGGTCTTG ATTTTTGTCATAGACAGTAAGGATGGGGTGCGCCTTGGCGAGGCTCGTTGCGTCCTGTGCGATGTCCTTTTGCACGAGGAGCTACAGAAAGCTCCCTTGCTTATTATTTCCAATAAAAAGGACACCATTGGATCCCTGCCCACCTCCACTGTAGTTGACTTGATGGGCTTGGATCGCCTGGAGGGCCGTGAATGGGCCATCAAGGAATGTTCTGTGGAAACGGGTGATGGCATTCAG GAAGTTGCTGACTGGATAActggaaaaataaagaaataa